From Hyalangium ruber, the proteins below share one genomic window:
- a CDS encoding SPFH domain-containing protein gives MRNEYLDQVQEQQQRLEVDLKARKMASPMSVPAQAAGMAPRRRGGMGAPPPPEMPGGNAVDVRVTGFWRWKNVVVPPNAYVVHTRRGHDKPLHIGLGVSFRFNPAIDSFLVVPGAMQTILINAHCICRELQGLLVQGYVQWIIEDFATAYKKLDFTDVDDPMRVVNVQLREQAEAAIKDKVATMSIDAVLSDKQPIIEELTARIRQVAEGGGGSDKGLGLRIVTVQIKEAVVSSARLWESLQKPFRAERERVARLAGLETEEAISRRELQVKQERERSHLETEGELSQLRAHKDAEAYDRKQAEELRRQQREEEAARTLAVERQQSALHTAELHKARLAVETELAQLKHEAQAAQRKREAQASLEVLEAERTAGNKQKRFELELLEARQHILNGLSPANVQSRLVELLPTIAEKMPQPQELRSFSIGTGAGIQEGQALTSLVAQMMALVKALRPEAEVAPAKLPAPPPPERPAP, from the coding sequence ATGCGGAACGAGTACCTGGATCAAGTCCAGGAGCAGCAACAGCGCCTCGAGGTCGACCTCAAGGCTCGCAAGATGGCCTCTCCCATGTCGGTGCCTGCCCAGGCGGCCGGCATGGCGCCGCGTCGCCGCGGGGGGATGGGCGCTCCTCCCCCTCCCGAGATGCCCGGCGGCAATGCCGTGGATGTGCGCGTCACCGGCTTCTGGCGCTGGAAGAACGTCGTCGTCCCTCCCAACGCCTACGTCGTCCACACCCGCCGCGGCCACGACAAGCCCCTGCACATCGGCTTGGGCGTCTCCTTCCGCTTCAACCCCGCCATCGACTCGTTCCTCGTCGTGCCGGGCGCCATGCAGACCATCCTCATCAACGCCCACTGCATCTGCCGCGAGCTCCAGGGGCTGCTCGTCCAGGGCTACGTGCAGTGGATCATCGAGGACTTCGCCACCGCCTATAAGAAGCTCGACTTCACCGACGTCGACGACCCCATGCGCGTGGTGAACGTCCAGCTGCGCGAGCAGGCCGAGGCCGCCATCAAGGACAAGGTGGCCACCATGAGCATCGACGCCGTGCTCTCCGACAAGCAGCCCATCATCGAGGAGCTCACCGCCCGCATCCGTCAGGTCGCCGAGGGCGGTGGCGGCAGCGACAAGGGCCTCGGCCTTCGCATCGTCACCGTTCAAATCAAGGAGGCCGTCGTCAGCTCCGCCCGCCTCTGGGAGAGCCTCCAGAAGCCCTTCCGCGCCGAGCGCGAGCGCGTGGCCCGGCTCGCCGGACTCGAGACCGAGGAGGCCATCTCCCGCCGCGAGCTCCAGGTGAAACAAGAGCGCGAGCGCTCCCACCTGGAGACCGAGGGCGAGCTCTCCCAGCTGCGCGCTCACAAGGACGCCGAGGCCTATGACCGCAAGCAGGCCGAGGAGCTGCGGCGCCAGCAGCGCGAGGAGGAGGCCGCCCGCACGCTCGCCGTGGAGCGCCAGCAGTCCGCCCTGCACACCGCCGAGTTGCACAAGGCGCGGCTCGCCGTGGAGACCGAGCTCGCCCAGCTCAAGCACGAGGCCCAGGCCGCTCAGCGCAAGCGCGAGGCCCAGGCCAGCCTCGAGGTGCTGGAGGCCGAGCGCACCGCCGGCAACAAGCAGAAGCGCTTCGAGCTGGAGCTGCTCGAGGCCCGTCAGCACATCCTCAACGGCCTCAGCCCCGCCAACGTCCAGTCCCGCCTCGTCGAGCTGCTGCCCACCATCGCCGAGAAGATGCCCCAGCCCCAGGAGCTGCGCTCCTTCTCCATCGGCACCGGCGCCGGCATCCAGGAGGGCCAGGCGCTCACCAGCCTCGTGGCCCAGATGATGGCCCTGGTGAAGGCCCTGCGCCCCGAGGCCGAGGTGGCTCCGGCGAAGCTCCCTGCGCCGCCCCCTCCCGAGCGCCCCGCTCCTTGA